The window TGAATATTTGTAACTAATGTGTACATTCCCTTTTTAGAAATAATCCGGTTTTGTGCACAACCACAGTCatgggtacactttttgtttcaaagataccaaaaaaatgaacaattcatcaaatatatttggttgcggtaacaccatgtgtgtatatctacttgccaggtagggtTTGTTCTGTAGGGAACTgccttgctttatattctactaccgcggagtagatttatcggaatattctggagacttctcatttctgaaaagaactgtcctgctttttaactactacctgagcGTCTACCCTATAGACAGATTGCATGTTccctaaagaacaaactctacctgacgCGTAGatatacacacattgtgttaccgcaaaccaattaaCGAGTTACTCTTTGCAGGTCTTATGTTCTACAAaaatataaaggcagtggacactattggtaattactcaaaataattattagcataaaacctttcttgctgacgagtaatggggagaggttgatagtataaaacattgcgagaaacggctccctctgaagtgccataattttccacgaatttgatttcgagacctcaagtttagaatttgaggtctcgatcgaaatcaagcacataAAAGcgcacgacttcgtgtgaccagggtgattttttttctttcattattatctcgcaacttcgatgaccaattgagctcaaatttttacaggtgtattattttatgcatatgttgagatacaccaagtgagaagacttgtctttgacaattaccaatagtgtccactgtctttaacatttcaCTTTAGTAAAAGTACGACgttggtttttctgtcagtgGTCCACAGAACCAAGGGAGAACCGAGGGGCCTAAAGGAATATGATACtgcaacaagtgttttttaaattcagtttttaaTCTCTAACTTGCAGGATTCGGCCGAGTTCCGCATGGCCTCAAGGGAGACACCCGAAGTGTGTAAAATGCACCGCAACCACGGCCGTGCATCCAGTCGATGGATCACAGTAGAACCCATACTTATCCTCATCAACTTCGTTCAAGGAGCTCTTGTTACTTTAAGATCCCAATACATCGAGCATCGTCTTGCTAAGGAGAAGAACTACACCATCCCATCTGGTCTGAACAGTTGTGCACATCTTGAAGACCCTACGGACAAGTGGATTGAAGGCCAGACAGCTTTATGGGTCACACTCATGAAAGATACCTCCGTGTTTCCGCCGATAGTTGTTGCTCTTGTCCTCGGTGCTGCGAGTGATTTCGTCGGGCGGAGACCTATGTTCATCGTGAACGCAACCGGTCATTTCCTAGCGTCTTGTCTTTTTCTCTGTATCGCTATATTCGAGTTGGATCTTTGGTTGTTGATAGTGGGGGAGGCCATCTTGGGTGTGGCTGGTGATGCAGTCTTCGCTGCTATAATAGCAGAGGCGTACGTTGCTGATATATACACGGGTAACTCGCGGGCCTTCAGGTTGGTTGTAGTGGACGGGCTGATCCAGTTCTCATTCGGTGCGATACAGTTCGCCATTGGTGAGACCCTTCAACACACCGGGAACAATTTCGTTATTGTCTACGCAATCACAGTTGCGGTGGCCTTTGTGAATTTACTTTATACCATCATCCCTGGTTTGGTGTTAGAGACCGTGAAGCGTCGACCGTTCCCTAATAATGTACCAAAGGACATTTTGAAGAACATCGTATCCCTTTTCGATAGAGCCCATGCTGGTCGTAGGTGGCGTTTAGTTTTGCTCTTAATTAATGCTTGTCTGTGGACAGTTATCTTTGAAGCTGCGCCAGGTAATGTCATCATTTATGGACTATCTCCACCTTTTTGTTGGATGCCTGATACTGTTGGAGCATACGGTGCTATCAGCAACGCACTACCCGCTGTTGGTAAGTGTCTTGACTACAAGTCCTCCAGAATACCATCAGCTATATTCTTAGCATAAATACTACATGAGTAGCTACAAAACATAATTGAAATTTAcgtaat of the Asterias rubens chromosome 3, eAstRub1.3, whole genome shotgun sequence genome contains:
- the LOC117288561 gene encoding proton-coupled folate transporter-like isoform X1, translated to MSHVSSYHSIMDSAEFRMASRETPEVCKMHRNHGRASSRWITVEPILILINFVQGALVTLRSQYIEHRLAKEKNYTIPSGLNSCAHLEDPTDKWIEGQTALWVTLMKDTSVFPPIVVALVLGAASDFVGRRPMFIVNATGHFLASCLFLCIAIFELDLWLLIVGEAILGVAGDAVFAAIIAEAYVADIYTGNSRAFRLVVVDGLIQFSFGAIQFAIGETLQHTGNNFVIVYAITVAVAFVNLLYTIIPGLVLETVKRRPFPNNVPKDILKNIVSLFDRAHAGRRWRLVLLLINACLWTVIFEAAPGNVIIYGLSPPFCWMPDTVGAYGAISNALPAVVAILAMPLFGLCISVYWMVYIGFLSAIGYLLTTAFAPTTLWLAYIAPVIGMFLLLPLPIIKSKLSEQVDDSEQGAVFGCLAVVISLARFVSPLLLNGVLRYEIDKTHNSHPVVTYFMASAILLLPIGINMILHIFQPKKRYVCLDDVNAVPSPDSGNKVDACADETDVRQSLLPKQHDS
- the LOC117288561 gene encoding proton-coupled folate transporter-like isoform X2; this translates as MSHVSSYHSIMDSAEFRMASRETPEVCKMHRNHGRASSRWITVEPILILINFVQGALVTLRSQYIEHRLAKEKNYTIPSGLNSCAHLEDPTDKWIEGQTALWVTLMKDTSVFPPIVVALVLGAASDFVGRRPMFIVNATGHFLASCLFLCIAIFELDLWLLIVGEAILGVAGDAVFAAIIAEAYVADIYTGNSRAFRLVVVDGLIQFSFGAIQFAIGETLQHTGNNFVIVYAITVAVAFVNLLYTIIPGLVLETVKRRPFPNNVPKDILKNIVSLFDRAHAGRRWRLVLLLINACLWTVIFEAAPGNVIIYGLSPPFCWMPDTVGAYGAISNALPAVVAILAMPLFGLCISVYWMVYIGFLSAIGYLLTTAFAPTTLWLAYIGAVFGCLAVVISLARFVSPLLLNGVLRYEIDKTHNSHPVVTYFMASAILLLPIGINMILHIFQPKKRYVCLDDVNAVPSPDSGNKVDACADETDVRQSLLPKQHDS